The genomic DNA AACGACGCCAGCCGCGAACATCCCTGTCGCGTGGTCGTTCTCGCGCGCGGCGACCGCGACGCGGCGACCAAGCTGGACGCCCAGATCCGGGTCGGTGGCGACGCGGGCGCGGCCGAGGTGATCGTGCTGCGGCTGACCGGCCAACTGGTCAACCACGAGAGCAGCGTGGTGGTGCCGTTCCTGCTGCCCGACACGCCGGTGGTGGCGTGGTGGCCGCGCGGCGCACCGGAGTTCCCGTCCCGCGACTCGGTGGGCAGGCTGGCCATCCGCCGCATCACCGACGCCACCTACGCCGCCGATCCGCAGACCACCATCCGCGGCAGGTACGCCTCGTACGCGCCCGGCGACACCGATCTGGCCTGGAGCCGGATCACGTATTGGCGGGCGCTGCTGGCCGCGTCGCTGGACGAACCGCCCTACGAGCCGGTCGAATCGGTGACCATCTCCGGTCTGCGCGAGGAGCCCGCGCTCGACATGCTGGCCGGTTGGCTGGCCTCGCGCCTGGACTGCCCCGTCCGGCGGCGGACCGGACCGCTCGAGGTCCGATTGGACCGCCCCAGCGTCTCGATCGGTATCACCCGCCCGCAGACCGGGCGTACCGCCACCCTGACCCGCTCGGGCGACCCCGATCAGCGGATCGCGCTGGCGCGCAGGGAAACTCGTGACTGCCTCGCCGAGGATCTACGCCGCCTCGACGCGGACGAGATCTATCGAGAGGCACTCGCCGGAATGGAGAAGGTGATCTATGAGTGAGACACCCGCCGGCCGTTACGCCGACCAGAAGCGTCGCGTCGCGGCAGGTTTCCCCGCGGACACCGTGCAGGTGTACCCCGGCACCGACGAGTTGGTGCGCGCCGCCGCCCGGCGCTTCGTGGAGGTGGTGGTCGCCGCTCAGGCCGCGCGTGGGTCCGCCTCGGTGGTGCTGACCGGCGGTGGTACCGGCATCGGCCTGCTCGAGCACGTGCGCGGGGAGCCCGGCGAGATCGACTGGTCCACGCTGGATATCTTCTGGGGCGACGAGCGTTTCGTGCCCGCGGGCGATCCGGAGCGCAACGAACTGCAAGCCCGCGAGGCCCTGCTCGATCACGTGCCCGTCGACCCGCACCGTGTGCACGTGGTGGCGACCAGCGACGGCGAGTATCCCGATCCGGTGGAGGCCGCCGCGGAATACTCGGCGGCGGTGCACGCTCACCTCGAGGAGCACGGCGGCTTCGATCTGCACCTGCTCGGCATGGGCGGCGAGGGGCACGTGAACTCGCTGTTCCCCGACACCGACGCGGTGCGCGAAGAGCGCGAACTCGTGGTCGCGGTGACCGATTCCCCCAAGCCACCGTCGGTGCGGGTGACATTGACGCTGCCCGCGATTCGCAAGGCTCGCCATGTGGTGCTGGTGGTGGGCGGCGCGGCCAAGGCCGAGGCGGTCGCGGCGGCGCTGAAAGGCGCGGATCCGGTCGACATCCCGGCCGCGGGCGCACGCGGCGCGGAGTCCACCACCTGGTTGTTGGACAAGGCCGCCGCGACCGCGGTGCGCTGATCCGACGCGCCGCCGTCCGTTCGGGCGCCGGGCAGATGCGGAAGGGGAGTCGATGAGCGGCCCCGATCCCGCCGGGGCAGCGTTGAACGAGGCGTTCCGGTCCTCCGTCGCCGCGCTCACGCCCATCCGTGCGGCGCTCCCGCCGGGATACACCACGGCCGACCTGTGGGAACTGTTCGAGGCGCAGGTCGCCAGCAGGCACCTGGATCTCGCGGCCCGTCGGCTCGGGGCGGAACGCCGAGGCTTCTACAGCATCGGATCCTCGGGGCACGAGGGCAATGTGGCATTGGCCGCCGCCACCCGCCCCACCGATCCGGCGCTGCTGCACTACCGCTCCGGTGCGTTCTTCACGCACCGCGCCCGACGTGCCGGAGTCGCCGATCCCATCCGCGACGTGCTGCTCGGCGTGGTCGCCGCGGCCGCCGACCCGATCTCCGGCGGCAGGCACAAAGTGTTCGGCAGTGCCGCCGCCCACGTCATCCCGCAGACCTCGACCATCGCCTCACACCTGCCCCGCGCGGTCGGCCTGGCGTTCGCCCTCGACCGCGCGCACCGCGCCGGACTCGACATCGCCTGGCCCGCCGACGCCGTCGTGCTGTGCACTTTCGGTGACGCGTCCGCCAACCACTCCACCGCCGCGGGTGCGATCAATGCCGCCGTGCACACCGCCTACCAGGGTGCACCCATGCCGATCCTGTTCGTCTGCGAGGACAACGGCCTCGGCATCAGCGTCCCCACTCCCCCGGGCTGGATCCAGCACGCCTACGGCTCCCGCCCCGGCCTACGCTATCTCACCGCCGACGCCTGCGATCTCCGCGCCGCTCTGGCCGCCTGCGCGACCGCCGTCGACCACGTCCGCGTCCACCGCACTCCCGCCTTCCTGCACCTGCGCACCGTCCGCTTGCTCGGCCACGCGGGCTCGGACCTGGAATCGGCCTACCGCCGCCCCGCCGACATCGCCGCCGACCTCCGCCGCGACCCGGTCCTGGCCACCGCTCGCCTGCTCGCCGACACCGGCGCCGGGCATCCTCGCGCCCTGCTCAACCGCTACGACGCGATCGCCGCCCGCGTCACCCGCACGGCCGAATCCATATGTGCCGAAACAAAACTCGACTCCGCTTCGGCTGTGGTCGCCCCTCTGGCACCTGCCCGCCCCGATGCCGTTCGCGCCGATGTCCTGCGCGGGCGCACGACCGAGCCGGTCCGGCAGAGTCATTCGGGTCAGGGCGGTGACGGCCCCCCGGGCTCGGCCGATCCCCTGAGCCCGGACCGGCCGAGCACCAGCACCAGCACCAACCGACCGAGCATTAGCACTGGCACCGGCGCTGGCACCGATACAAACCCGCCGAGTGGCAACGCAAGCAGCCCCGGTCGCACCGCCGACTCCGACGGTTACGGCGGGCACGGCGACAACGCCGCGAGCGCGGCGACTCCCGAGGACACCCCGGTCACCCTCGCACAGGCGATCAATGCGACGCTCGCCTTCCTATTGGAGAAGGACCACGATGTGCTCGTCTTCGGTGAGGACGTGGGCCGCAAGGGCGGCGTGTACGGGGTGACCAAAGGGCTGCGGGCGCGGTTCGGTCCGCGCCGGGTCTTCGACACGATTCTCGACGAGCAGAGCGTCCTCGGCACGGCACTGGGCGCCGGCCTGGCGGGATTCGTACCGATCCCGGAGATCCAGTACCTCGCGTACCTGCACAATGCCGCCGATCAATTGCGCGGCGAGGCGGCGACTCTCGGCTTCTTCTCCGCGGGCCGCTACCGCAATCCGATGGTGGTGCGCATCGCGGGACTGGCCTACCAGAGGGGCTTCGGCGGTCACTTCCACAACGACAATTCGCTCGCCGCCCTGCGTGACATCCCCGGCGTGGTGCTCGCCGTACCCGCCCGCGCCGACGACGCCGCCGCCCTGCTGCGCACCTGCGTGTCGGCCGCCCGGGTGGACGGCCGGGTGTGTGTGCTGGTCGAGCCGATCGCGCTCTATCACACCCGCGATCTGTTTCCCGGCGACGGCGCGTGGGCCGTGCCCGCGAACGACCCCGAGCATGTCGAGATCGGCCGCGCCCGCTGTCACGGCGATGGGCAGGACCTGACCATCGTCACCTTCGGCAACGGCGTGCCCATGAGCCTGCGTGCCGCGGCGAGGCTGGCACGCGGCGCAATCCACGCCCGGGTCCTGGACCTGCGCTGGCTGGCCCCATTGCCGGTCGAGGACCTACTGCACCACGCCGCGGCTACCGGGCGGGTACTCGTCGCCGACGAGACGCGCCGCAGTGGCGGTGTCTCCGAATCGATCTGCGCCGCCTTGATCGATGCCGGTTATCGGGGCGCACTCACTCGGGTCACCTCCGAGGACAGCTTCGTCCCACTCGGACCGGCCGCGGCTACGGTGCTGCTCGACGAGGCCACGATCGAATCGGCCGCACGGTCGCTGGTAGACGCTTGACGGCGAGCCCGCGTAGCGGATGCGGGGTGCCGGGACGTATCCGCAGATGTCGAGTTCCGACGGATCCCGACGCGCGGGCTCACCCCCGGATGCGGCCCCCACATCCGATGTGGACAACGGCCCGGGTCCGCCTATGTGCGGAAGGTATTCGGCGTCCGCTCTATTCGATCGGGCCGTCGAACTCACCGGTCCCCAGGAGCACCGTGGTGAGCAATCGCACCAGTTCCGCCTGGCGATGCGTGCCGCATTTGTCGAACACGTGCTGCAGATGAGTCCGGACGGTGTTCACCGACACCGCCAAATCCTCGGCGATCGCCCGCAACCCCGTGCCGCGCATGGCCCCTGCGGCGACCCGCGCCTCCGCGCCGGTCAGACCGTAGAGTTGGCGCAGTGCCTGACCGCCGCCGCGGACCTCCCGCTCCGGGTCGACGATGACGACGAGGGCCGCGCGCTCGCCGTCGCGTACGCACGCAGTTTCCAGCGGCAGTACCGACAGTGCGTAGGGAGACCCGCCGCCGCGCCGAGGTACCAGGCGGCGCCCGCCGACTCCGGGTCCGGCCGGACGCGTCGCGGCGGTGATCAGCGCGCGCAGTGCCGCGGCGGCGGCACTGTCGGTCGATTCCAGGTGGCCGCGGCGGCCGACCGCGAGACCGTCACGTGCCTCGAAGATGTTCGCCGCCGCGGGATTCGCGTATTCGATCGTCCCGCCGCCGGTCACGATGACCACCCCGTGCCGGTAGCGATCCAGCACGGCTGCGACGGCGCCGTGCGCCGCATTCGCCTGGGCCAGACCGGCTTGCACGGTGAGTGCGTGCCGCAGGTGCGGAAGCAACAGCCGCATCGTCGCCGCGGCCTGTGCGCGATCGAGATCGCGATGGCGGTGTGGGTAGGCGCCGAGCCACACGGTCCGGTCGCCGTCGTGGAGAACGGTGAGGATGCCGTTGCCCAGCCGGTGCGGCACCATCCAGTCGCGGAAGAACCGGTGTCCGCGTAGATAGTCGGGCTCCAGCAGTTCCTCGTAGGTGGTGATCAGGCCGGCCGGTGCGCGGGCGAGGGCGGTCGCGATCGGGTCGATGCGCCAGTAACGGGCGTTGTAGCTGCGACGCAGATCGTCGGCTCCGTCCGAACATGCCGTCATCGTGCGACCGTTCGGCGCGGTGACGATCAATCCGCCCCGATCGGCACCCAGCGCCGCGACGACATCGTCCACGGCCGCCGACCACTCGGCCGGATACAGCGCGGCGCGCTCGATTCGCGCCACGATCTCGGAGAATCTCTCGACCGTCATCACCATGTGAACGACCTTCGACTTCCCTCCGGCCCTGAAGGACCGAGATCCCTCCTGCGGCACAGTGAGCCGCTCCGATGGTTTCTGCTGCACAGGAACGCGCCACGGGGTGAGGACGGTACCGGTGTCGCAGCTGCACATCCGAAATTATAGCCGCTGTCTATGATTTCGACCCTCGGGCTGCCGCGCGGCGTCGGGTTCGGGGTGCACGACTACGTGGTTCTGTCACGGAGTACCGGCCGGCCGGCGGCAAGCGAGGAACCTGCAGACAGGACGCGTCGCATCCCGATAGTGCTCTCGCACAACCTGATTCGTCATTCCCGATCACCTCGGCGCGGAGCGCCCGTCTCATCGGTTCGGATGAGGACTTCGCGCACCGGATCCTGTTCTACTCGAGAAGCGATCCGCATCGCACAACCGCCGGCGGCGGTGCCCCACGGTGTTCACGGCGTGAACCACGAGGGCCTCGATCTGCTCGAGCCCCTGCCGCTGCCGGCCGGGGCAGCAGGTCCGACCGATGGAGGTACCCATGCCGACCGCAGTCGATTTCGCCGCACGTCCGATAGATCCGGCCGCCATCAGAGCCGCCGGGCACAGCGCCGTGCTGGTCTATGTGGCCCCGAGCAGGCCGGGCGCGAACTTCGGCGCCAAACCGGTGACCAGGGAATACACCGACCGACTGCGCGCTGTGGGGCTCGATGTCGTGTCCATCTGGCAGTTCGGCAAGCCGGGCGATGCCCGCTCACCCTCGGACTGGACCACCGGTTTCGACGGCGGCCGCCGGATGGGACTGCAGGCCGCGCAGATCCACCAGGCGGCGGGCGGGCCCGAGCACTGCCCCATCTTCTTCGCGGTGGACGAGGACATCTCCCTGCAGCAGTGGAACACCGGAGCGGTCCACTTCTTCCGTGGCGTGAACGAGGCCATCGGACGCGATCGCACCGGCGTCTACGGCTCGTCTAGGGTGTGCGCGTGGGCCATCGAGGACGACGTGATCGGCCGGTCGACTTCGGCGGGCAAACGCTGGGCCTGGCAGACCCGCGCATGGTCGGACAATCGCCTCGACACCCCCGAAGCCGTGCTGTACCAGCGGGTCATCGACACCCCTGGCAATCCGGGTCCGCTCATCGACGGCAGCTCGGTCGACATCGACGACATCCTCGCCGCCGACTACGGGCAGTGGTCCATCGATCGCCGAGCGACCGTCGTGACGCCTCCGGCATTCACCGAACTCGATCGGATGGGCAACTCCCGCTCGCAGCGTTGGGGCGCCCGCATCACCAATTTCCTGCTGCACACCCAGGAAGGCAACGGCACAGCGGAATCGCTGGCCGGTTACCTGAACAACCCGGCCAACGGGGTCTCCTACCACTACACGCTGCGCCAGGCGATCCTGTGCGACGTGGTGGACACCGACTACGCCTCGTGGTCGGTGCTCGACGCCAACAGCCACACGATCAACCTCTGCTTCGCGGGCAGCCGCGCCGCCTGGTCGCGTGAGCAGTGGCTGGCCATCGAAGGCGATCTGCGGATCGCGGCATGGGTGGCGGTGCAGGACGCGAAGAAGTACGGCTTCGCCACCGATGTCATCGCCCCGCCCTACACCAGGCGTGACGGAATCTCCGACCACAAGTACGTCACCGAATGCCTCGGCATCGGCACCCACACCGACGTGGGCTTCCACTTCCCCTGGGACATCTTCGCCCGGCACGTCCGCGAGTTCGCCGACGGCACCGGTCCGGTTCCGCCGGGGGCCATCGACGCCAAGGCGGCGGTGACACCGTGGCTCGGCAGGCGGTTGGGACCGCCGGGTGAGCAGACGACCCCTGACGGGGTGGGCCGCTTCGTCCGGTACGAGCACGGTCATGTGTACTGGCACCCGTCCACCGGCGCGTACGCGATCCCCGAATCACTGTTCGGCAAGTACGCCGAGACCGGCTGGGAGGCAGGACCGCTGGGCTACCCGATCACCGATCACACCGTGCTCCACGACCGCAGCGGCGCCGCATGGGGCGAGGTGCAGGGCTTCGAGCGCGGAGCGCTCTACCACCGCACCGGAAGGCCGGTGTACCACCTGCGCGGCGCGATCAGGGAACGCTGGAACCGCAGCGGCTTCGAGAACGGGCCGCTCGGCTGGCCGACATCCGACGAGATCCCCTTCGACGAGAGCGCTTACCAGGAATTCGAGCACGGCCGGATCTACTGGGTCCCGAAACAGACGATCGCGCTGCGCCGGGTGGACGGCGGCGACGAGCCGCTGCCGGAAGCGCCCTGAGGCGCGGCCGATGTCGTATTGACCTGAACCGTGGTCGAGGGTCCAGGCTGGGCCCATGACACAGTCGCCGGAGAACTGGAACAGCGTCTACGACAACGACACCGCCCCGTGGGTGATCGGGGAACCGCAACCCGCGATCCTGGCACTGGAGCGGGCAGGATGGATCCGCGGCCGGGTGCTCGATCCCGGCGCGGGCGCGGGTGAGCACACCATCGCCCTGACAGCACTGGGCTACGACGTGCTCGGCATCGACCTCTCCCCCAGCGCGGTGGCCTACGCCCGGCGCAACGCCGCCGACAAGGGAGTCCCGACAGCACGGTTCGAGGTGGTCGACGTGCTCACTCTCGCCGACACGGGTGTCGACGAACTGGGTGTCTTCGACACCGTGGTCGACAGTGCGTTGTTCCATGTCTTCGGTACAGCGCCCGAGGCCAGGGCCGCCTATGTGCGTGGGCTGCACCGGGTGTGCGCGCCCGGCGGTCGGGTGCACATCCTGGCGCTCTCCGACACCGAGCCGGGGTTCGGCCCGCGCATCGGCGAGTCGATCCTGCGCGACTCCTTCGTCGACGGCTGGGAATTCGAGGACCTGAGCACCACCGTCTATCGGGGCAGGGTCACCGATCTCGTGGCGCGGGAGGCCGAGCGCTACCACCTGCCCACCGAGGGGCTGATCGACACCGCCGCGTGGCTGGCACGCATCCGCCGCCGTTGAGTTCCACCGACTCGACTCGACACGCCGACCACCACACGCGGGACCCGGTGCCGCCCCGAGAAGGCGCATGAAAGTAACGATTCAACAACGGAGAACTGGTTTCGTAACCTTTTCGTTACCTGATAGCGATACAGCATTTCCCATAGTCACAGGTCCAGAGCTTTCCGCCTGTACGGACAGATGCATGATTCGCACGCAAGTGCAGGAGCACAGGCTCCGGGATGCCTGCGCGGCGCGGCTATGGCAGCATCCTCGTCGAGGCCGGGGTCCGAGAAATCAGGCGGGCATCGGTCGGTTGGGCCGGCGGCGGCTCCGGGTTCGCCCGGAGCCGCCCCACCGACACCACGACCACCACGGATCAGCGCCCCTGTCAGGCGTGCGTCGCCTTCTTCGAGCCGTCGCTCCCGGTTCGCCGCCGCACCGCTGCCTCTTCGACGGCGCTCACCTCGTCCGACGGCGTACCCCCTCGAGCGGCTTCTTCGGGCCGGAGGACGGCCGGCGTGGCGCTGCGGCCCGGCGCCCAGAGACCGAGCAGGGCAGCGGCCACCAGTGTCACGACGCCGAGCGCGAGAGCGGCATTGCTCGCACCGTGCATGAAGGCGGACTGCGCGGCGTCGACGAGCGGATCGGCCTGCGGCCCGGCCTGCTCGGCCACCTGCACGGCGGCGGCCAGGGATCCACCGACCGGCTCGCGGGCCTGCTCGGGCAACTGCGGCAGGATCGGGGCGATCCGCTCGGTGTAGCCGGCGGCCAGCACGCTGCCGGCGATGGCGATGCCGACCGCCGCGCCCACTTCGCGGGCGGCGTCGTTGACCGCTGAGGCCACACCGTGTTTGGCGGCCGGGGTGTTGGCGATGATCGCCGCGGTGGCGGGCGGCGAACTCAACCCGAGCCCGCTGCTCATCACCAGCAACGGCCAGAGCAGATCGAGGTAGTCGCTCTCGGGTGTGAGCCGGGACAGACCCAACAGCGCGATGCCGATCATGCCGACGCCGGTCAGAGTCGGCAGGCGCAGCCCGTAGCGCTCGGCCAGATACGGCGCGGCCATCGCCAGCGCGATCATCGGCACGATCATGGGCGCCAGGGCCACCGCCGATTTCAGCGCGCTGTAGCCGAGGAACAACTGCATGAACTGCATGATCAGCAGGAACGTTCCGAACGCCGCCAGGAACTGCATACCCACGGCCACCGATCCGGCGCCGAAACCACGCACCGCGAACAGCCGCACGTCCAGCAACGGCCGCCGCACCCGCAGTTCTACGAACACGAACCCGACCCCGGCGAGCACGGCGCCCACCAGCGCGAACAGCGTGAGCGGGTCGGTCCAGCCCCGCACGGGCGCCTCGATCGCGCCGATCACCAGCAGGCCGACCGCGGCCGCCGAACACACCGTGCCGAGCGGATCCATGGCCGGACGGGAGTCATCGACGGAATCGACGACCGTGCACCCGGCCACCGCCAGCACGGCACCCGCCGCGGCCATGCCGACGAAGATCGAGAGCCAGGAGAAGAACTCCAACAGCAGGCCGGACCCGAGGAAGCCGATCACCGCGCTGACGCCGGCCACACCAGCCCAGGTCGCGATGGCGGCCGAGCGCCGGGACTCCGGGAAGTTGGCGGTGAGCAGCGACAAGGTCGAAGGCATGACCAGTGCCGCCCCGACGCCCGCGAACGCCCTGGCGACGATCAGCCAGGTGGGCGAGTTCAGCGCCAGCGGCAACGCCGAGGCCAGCGAGAACACCACCAGCCCCAGAACGAGCACCAGTCTGCGGCCGTAGCGGTCACCGAGCGCGCCGCAGGGCAGCACCAGGCAGGCCAGCATGAGGGTGTATCCGTCGATGATCCAGGTCAGCTGCTGCTGCGTCGCGCCGGTGTCCGCGGCGATCTCCGGCAGGGCGGTGTAGAGCGCGGCCATCGCCGCGATGACCAGCGCCACTCCCATACAGCCGACGGCCAGCAGCCACCACTGTCTCCCGGACAACCGAACCGCGGTGGTATCCATGTGGCCTCCCGAGAAACAGTACTATAAGTATCGTTACGCTACTATCAGTAGCATAATCGGGTCCTGTCGCGACAGACCTGGGGAACGGAAGGGCATACACCGACCATGACCACCGGCGCCGACGACTCCGGGGCTGATCCGCGCACCGCGCGCTCTCGCCGGCGATTGCTGGACGCGGCTGCCACCCTGCTCGAATCCGGTGGGCCGGAGGCGGTCACGATCGAGGCGGTCACCCGGCTGTCCAAGGTCGCCCGCACCACGCTGTACCGGCATTTCGCCAGCGCGAGGCAGTTGCGGGCCGCCACGCTGGAACGGCTGTTGCCGCCCGTCATCGAAACCGCGCCGCCCGGCGGGCTTCGTGATGGCTTGGTCACCTCACTCGTCCGGCAGGCCGCGATCATCGACGAAGCGCCGCTGCACATGAGCGGCTTGGCCTGGCTGGCCACCGCGGACCGGGACTCCGGCGCCGACGGCGCGACCGACTCGCTGCGCACGCGGCTGATCGAGCAGTATCGCGCACCCTTCGATCGCGTGCTCGAAACACCGGAAGCTCGAGCGAGATTGGGCGATTTCGATCGCACCCGAGCCCTGGCGCAACTCCTGGGCCCCATAGTCTTCGCCAAGCTCGTCGGCCTGGAGACCACCACCCCGGAGGACTGCGCCCGTCTCGTCGACGACTTCCTCATCGCCCGTGATGCCGAACGCGAGCGAGAGCGCCGATCCTCGGCCTCGTGAGGCATTCTCGACGCACGGTTGCCGGCGGAACCCATGGTCTACCGCAGGTCCCGCTCCGATACGGCAAGCGCGTCGACCGAAGGTAGTCAGCCCGAATCGATTCTCAGCCCAGCTCCGCCAGATGGGCGGCGATCAGGGCGTTCACCTCGTCTCCACGTTCGAGCGGAAGCAGGTGACCCGCACCGGGCAGCGCGGTGACCGTCCGCAGTTGCGGCACGAACGCGCGCATGACGCCGAGCGGGTCGCGTCCGCTGAATCCGGCCATGTCCGGATCGTTCTCGCCGTAGACGAAGTACGTCGGCACACGCACCACGGGGTCGAGTTCGGCGCCCAGTTCCCAGTTCCGGTCGAAGTTGCGGTACCAGTTCAACCCACCGGTGAAGCCGGTGCGCTCGAATTCTGCTGCCAGGGCGTCGAATTCGGGCACCGACAGCCACGGCCACGGTAGTGCGGGTGCTTGCGGGAGCACGTCGAGATATCCGCACCCGGGGGGATGACGCCAGGTGTCCAGGTAGCGGTAGTCGCCGCTGAGCGCGTAATACACCCGGGCGAGGAATTCGCGCGGGGCGGCACCGAGTTCGCGATCGGCGAGGCCGGGACGCTGAAAGTACTCCAGATGTAGGAAATGCCGTTGTGCCGCCTTGGCCCACAGTTGCGAGGGCGGACGCGGCGGACGCGGCGTGTACGGGTTGTTCAGCACGATCATGGCGCGCACCCGCTCCGGCGCGCGCTGAGCCAGTTCCCACAGCAGAGCGGCGCCGAAATCCAGACCGACGAAGACCGCCTGCTCGGCGTCGATGTCGTCGAGCAGCGCCAGCAGGTCGCCGATGACCGCGAGATTGGTGTAGGCCGCGGGATCGGTGGGCGCGTCGGTGCGGCCCGCGCCACGCAGATCGGGGGCCAG from Nocardia higoensis includes the following:
- a CDS encoding alpha/beta fold hydrolase: MRIVTGGGVRMHVTERGSGPPVIFCHGFPHTGLIWHRQLEAIAAAGYRVLAPDLRGAGRTDAPTDPAAYTNLAVIGDLLALLDDIDAEQAVFVGLDFGAALLWELAQRAPERVRAMIVLNNPYTPRPPRPPSQLWAKAAQRHFLHLEYFQRPGLADRELGAAPREFLARVYYALSGDYRYLDTWRHPPGCGYLDVLPQAPALPWPWLSVPEFDALAAEFERTGFTGGLNWYRNFDRNWELGAELDPVVRVPTYFVYGENDPDMAGFSGRDPLGVMRAFVPQLRTVTALPGAGHLLPLERGDEVNALIAAHLAELG